A single genomic interval of Eurosta solidaginis isolate ZX-2024a chromosome 3, ASM4086904v1, whole genome shotgun sequence harbors:
- the LOC137247073 gene encoding uncharacterized protein, with amino-acid sequence MLLKIRHALLEITSHPVTKQSAIIINNEIIITSGCILQPYVRPLTPLSSDTNSEADVCTSTKIIRKLQQCQLIDVQAGSSDEAKHLNLLNYQVTFDRRKLLAPNERRRQPHILTRYCAKLLYLFNSAEISRHVLRFLGNTAHPEESCNDVLISSFLVLSMRCDGDKENFDRFLRHIAHYLRYLEPIHTLDDVLVMCTPFGLENFYKTISIGKVSNVMGRDGCLFVLSNALALGCEGAAVFNNKLRLIGMIMCTSFQRHGENVNLTLAANFACLLRDFMRQLGLSVTWIRVPRNSSNFLWERAMVVIEAAGSQGTGTFVKVLNKKFIVTCSHVVFKINSKAFCRSVDGEFESEVLWQNPQYNEPYDVALLAAPDNIPERYYVRLSNAKPTLGQTVYNAGFPFFVNFNLKYDFNPAIFQGRIIKCSPGAIMSDGCVQAGQSGGPMFDEKGCILGICVSNIKVGNIVYPNLNTAVPVCQIRSWLEEYARTNDIQVLSNLVANEEMRRVWALEAPPILSKL; translated from the exons ATGTTGCTCAAGATCAGACATGCGCTACTCGAAATCACAAGTCATCCTGTGACAAAGCAATCAGCCATTATCATCAATAATGAGATAATAATCACTTCTGGTTGCATATTGCAACCTTATGTGCGTCCTTTAACACCGCTCAGCTCAGATACTAATTCGGAGGCAGATGTGTGTACTAGTACAAAGATTATACGCAAATTACAACAATGTCAGTTAATCGATGTACAAGCTGGTAGCAGCGATGAAgcgaaacatttaaatttactcaaTTATCAGGTGACATTCGATCGTCGTAAATTACTAGCGCCCAATGAACGCCGACGTCAACCACATATATTAACACGTTACTGCGCCAAGTTATTGTATCTGTTCAATTCAGCAGAAATTTCACGTCATGTACTACGCTTTCTTGGCAATACAGCACATCCTGAAGAATCATGTAATGATGTTTTAATATCTAGTTTCTTGGTGTTAAGTATGCGTTGTGATGGTGACAAAGAGAATTTTGATCGTTTCCTACGCCACATTGCTCATTATCTGCGTTATTTAGAACCAATACATACGCTGGATGATGTGTTAGTTATGTGTACACCATTTGGTTTGGAAAACTTCTATAAGACTATAAGTATTGGTAAAGTATCAAATGTTATGGGACGTGATGGCTGCCTCTTTGTACTGTCCAATGCATTGGCGCTGGGTTGTGAGGGTGCTgctgttttcaataataaatt GCGCTTAATTGGCATGATTATGTGTACATCTTTTCAGCGTCATGGTGAGAATGTTAATCTTACTTTAGCAGCAAACTTTGCTTGCTTACTACGCGATTTTATGCGTCAGTTGGGTTTGAGTGTAACATGGATCCGTGTACCGAggaattcatcaaattttctat GGGAACGCGCTATGGTTGTTATTGAAGCAGCAGGTAGCCAAGGCACTGGAACATTTGTAAAGGTTTTGAATAAGAAATTTATCGTCACATGCTCGCATGTTGTGTTCAAG ATAAACTCCAAAGCTTTTTGCCGCAGTGTGGATGGTGAATTCGAATCGGAGGTGCTCTGGCAAAATCCACAGTACAATGAACCATATGATGTTGCGCTATTAGCAGCACCAGACAACATTCCAGAACGATATTATGTGCGCTTGTCCAATGCGAAACCGACTCTGGGTCAGACGGTTTACAATGCGGGCTTTCCCTTCTTtgttaatttcaatttaaaatatgATTTCAATCCGGCCATTTTTCAAGGACGTATAATTAAATGCTCTCCAGGTGCCATTATGTCAGATGGTTGCGTACAGGCAGGCCAAAGTGGTGGACCAATGTTTGATGAGAAAGGCTGCATTTTGGGGATATGTGTCTCGAATATAAAAGTTGGTAATATAGTTTATCCGAATTTGAATACTGCAGTGCCTGTTTGCCAAATACGTTCATGGTTAGAGGAGTATGCGCGCACAAATG ACATTCAAGTGCTTAGTAATTTGGTAGCTAATGAGGAAATGCGTCGTGTATGGGCACTGGAAGCGCCACCTATTTTAAGTAAATTGTAG